A single region of the Alphaproteobacteria bacterium genome encodes:
- the dnaE gene encoding DNA polymerase III subunit alpha: MTHAKFVHLHVHTAFSLSEGALRLKGIVDLCQRFKMPAVAMTDTGNLFGALEFSLACVKAGVQPIIGTALAVDFSEDSRDTRKPEPRRLVLLAQNETGYGNLLKLSSKSFMDTPPGESPQVDLGTLTQHASGLIALTGGPDGPLGNLLEAGQKDRAENILRHLAGTFPDRLYAEVQRHGLGREQRIEAGLIELAYKHNIPLVATNEAYFADAAMFEAHDALLCVAGGNYVSQGDRRQLTPEHRFKSPDEMAMLFKDLPEAIKNTLVIAQRCAVMSPIRDPILPAFSKDTDEADILRKQSAEGLQQRLEEAVFTATMPATERQEKSSLYHEKLDFELNVIIEMGFAGYFLIVADFIRWAKERGIPVGPGRGSGAGSVTAWALTITDLDPLRFGLIFERFLNPDRISMPDFDIDFCQDRRDEVIEYVQEKYGRDRVAQIITFGTLQARAALRDVGRVLQLPYGLVDRICKMVPNNPANPVKLSDAVDGEPRLQHMRLNEDGVDKLLDIAIKLEGLYRHASTHAAGVVIGDRPLDELIPLYRDPRSEMPVTQFPMKYAEMSGLVKFDFLGLKTLTVIDRAQKLLAERGIEIDIAHIPLDDERSYEMLQRAESIGVFQFESSGMRDLLREAVPTNIEDLIALVALYRPGPMENIPKYIACKHGREQPEFLHETIEPVVRDTYGVIIYQEQVMQIAQVFAGYTLGQADLLRRAMGKKIKEEMAAQREVFVKGAVERGVDNGRAEYVFDLVDKFAGYGFNKAHSAGYALVAYQTAWLKANHPVEFFAASMGLELANTDKLNVFRKEIARSGIGLLAPDINKSGANFRVEEHDGVGAVRYALAAVKNVGRQAMEAVVVEREANGPFQSLLDFAQRLDPQHVNKRQLENLARCGVFDSLNPNRAQVCAAADLIMRHASLAADERDSNQSSLFGGIPAESSELQLPKVPPWREMEVLHQEFEAIGFYLSSHPLDNYGVTLDRLGVTRYADLEKRLNGEIKRVKLAGTVEGRQERTSSRGNKFAFVQLSDASGAFEATVFSEALSAHRDLLEPGQKVLLAIDAKLEEGQIRLTTQSVQRLDDAAAQSDVGLEIFLKAEAAKTPQVITDIHQHLAPAAQGRGRVCLHLLLEDQLREVDIDLPGGFKITPEIRAELADVAGVARLQEI; the protein is encoded by the coding sequence ATGACCCACGCGAAGTTCGTACACCTCCACGTCCATACCGCGTTTTCGTTGTCCGAAGGGGCACTCCGCCTCAAAGGGATCGTCGACCTTTGCCAGCGCTTCAAAATGCCAGCGGTCGCCATGACCGATACCGGCAATTTGTTTGGTGCCCTGGAGTTTTCGCTCGCCTGTGTCAAAGCCGGTGTGCAACCGATTATCGGCACGGCCCTCGCGGTCGATTTCTCCGAGGATTCGCGCGACACACGCAAGCCCGAACCGCGACGATTGGTGCTACTCGCCCAAAACGAGACCGGTTACGGGAACCTCCTGAAACTTTCCTCCAAGTCCTTCATGGACACACCGCCCGGTGAAAGCCCACAGGTCGATTTGGGCACTCTGACGCAGCACGCGTCGGGCCTAATCGCACTAACCGGCGGGCCGGACGGTCCCCTCGGGAATCTCTTGGAAGCAGGTCAGAAAGACCGCGCCGAAAACATCTTGCGTCATTTGGCAGGGACCTTTCCGGACCGCCTCTATGCAGAAGTTCAACGGCACGGCCTCGGCCGCGAACAACGGATTGAGGCCGGGCTGATCGAATTGGCCTACAAGCACAACATTCCCCTGGTCGCGACCAACGAAGCTTACTTCGCCGATGCCGCGATGTTCGAGGCTCACGACGCGCTGCTTTGCGTCGCTGGGGGGAACTACGTCAGTCAAGGAGATCGCCGCCAGCTCACGCCCGAACACCGATTCAAATCGCCCGACGAGATGGCGATGCTGTTCAAGGATTTGCCTGAGGCAATCAAGAATACGCTGGTGATCGCCCAACGATGCGCCGTGATGTCGCCGATACGTGACCCGATTCTGCCGGCCTTCTCAAAGGATACGGATGAGGCGGATATCCTCAGGAAGCAGTCAGCAGAAGGCCTACAACAGCGCCTCGAAGAGGCTGTCTTCACGGCGACGATGCCGGCAACCGAGCGCCAGGAGAAGTCTAGCCTTTACCATGAGAAACTCGACTTTGAACTTAATGTCATTATCGAAATGGGGTTCGCCGGATACTTCCTGATCGTTGCGGACTTCATTCGCTGGGCCAAGGAACGCGGTATTCCGGTTGGGCCTGGGCGCGGTTCAGGCGCCGGGTCGGTGACAGCGTGGGCCTTAACTATTACCGATCTCGACCCGCTGCGCTTCGGACTCATCTTCGAGCGCTTCCTTAATCCCGATCGTATTTCGATGCCGGACTTCGACATCGACTTCTGCCAGGACAGGCGAGACGAAGTCATTGAATACGTCCAAGAAAAATACGGCCGCGACCGAGTCGCGCAGATCATTACGTTTGGAACCCTGCAGGCGCGGGCGGCACTTCGGGACGTTGGGCGCGTCCTTCAACTCCCCTACGGACTGGTGGACCGCATTTGTAAGATGGTCCCCAACAACCCCGCTAACCCCGTCAAACTAAGCGATGCGGTCGACGGGGAGCCGCGTCTCCAGCACATGCGCCTGAATGAGGACGGCGTCGACAAGCTCCTCGATATCGCCATCAAACTCGAAGGGCTGTACCGGCATGCCTCGACCCATGCGGCTGGCGTCGTCATTGGGGACCGGCCACTCGATGAGTTAATCCCGCTCTACCGCGACCCGCGTTCCGAGATGCCGGTCACCCAATTCCCCATGAAGTATGCCGAGATGTCGGGGCTCGTGAAGTTCGACTTCCTTGGGTTGAAGACTCTGACAGTGATCGACAGAGCGCAGAAACTCCTTGCCGAACGCGGCATCGAGATCGACATCGCCCATATCCCGCTGGATGACGAACGGAGTTACGAGATGCTCCAGCGGGCCGAATCCATCGGCGTCTTTCAGTTTGAGTCGAGCGGGATGCGGGACCTTCTACGTGAGGCCGTACCGACCAACATCGAAGATTTGATCGCCCTCGTGGCCCTCTACCGGCCTGGCCCGATGGAGAATATTCCGAAGTACATCGCGTGCAAACATGGTCGCGAACAGCCTGAGTTTCTGCACGAGACAATCGAGCCTGTGGTTCGCGATACCTATGGCGTCATCATCTACCAAGAACAGGTAATGCAGATCGCGCAGGTCTTTGCCGGTTATACGCTAGGGCAAGCTGATCTGTTGCGCCGCGCGATGGGCAAGAAGATCAAAGAGGAAATGGCCGCGCAACGCGAAGTCTTCGTCAAGGGAGCTGTCGAGCGCGGTGTCGATAACGGTCGGGCGGAGTATGTGTTCGACCTCGTCGACAAGTTTGCCGGCTACGGGTTCAACAAAGCCCATTCGGCGGGCTATGCGCTGGTCGCGTATCAAACGGCCTGGTTGAAGGCCAACCATCCGGTCGAGTTTTTTGCGGCGTCAATGGGACTGGAACTCGCCAACACCGACAAACTCAACGTGTTTCGCAAGGAAATCGCTAGATCCGGTATCGGACTCCTCGCGCCCGACATCAATAAATCGGGCGCGAACTTCAGAGTGGAAGAACACGATGGAGTAGGTGCGGTGCGTTATGCCCTGGCCGCCGTCAAGAACGTCGGCAGGCAAGCCATGGAAGCCGTCGTCGTTGAACGCGAAGCGAACGGACCCTTTCAGTCGTTACTCGATTTCGCCCAACGACTAGACCCCCAGCACGTGAATAAACGGCAGTTGGAAAACCTGGCGCGCTGCGGCGTATTCGATTCGCTCAATCCGAACCGGGCGCAAGTTTGTGCGGCAGCGGATCTTATCATGCGTCATGCCTCCCTTGCCGCCGATGAGCGTGACAGTAATCAATCGAGCCTGTTTGGCGGAATCCCGGCTGAATCCAGCGAGCTCCAGCTTCCCAAGGTGCCGCCCTGGCGCGAAATGGAGGTTTTGCACCAGGAATTCGAGGCAATCGGGTTCTACCTGTCGTCTCACCCGCTGGACAATTACGGCGTGACGCTCGATCGACTTGGGGTCACGCGGTACGCCGACCTGGAGAAACGCCTGAACGGCGAAATCAAACGGGTGAAACTCGCCGGAACTGTTGAAGGTCGCCAGGAACGTACCTCCTCCCGAGGCAATAAATTCGCGTTCGTGCAACTGTCCGACGCGAGCGGCGCGTTCGAGGCAACGGTCTTTTCCGAAGCGTTGTCGGCCCATCGCGATCTACTGGAACCTGGTCAAAAGGTGCTTCTGGCCATCGACGCAAAACTCGAAGAAGGACAAATCCGACTCACTACCCAAAGTGTGCAACGTCTCGACGACGCGGCCGCGCAAAGCGATGTCGGACTGGAAATATTCCTGAAAGCGGAAGCAGCCAAGACGCCCCAAGTCATCACCGACATCCACCAGCATCTCGCGCCGGCTGCCCAGGGCAGGGGAAGGGTGTGCCTCCATCTGCTCTTAGAAGACCAACTCCGCGAGGTCGACATCGATTTACCCGGGGGCTTCAAAATCACTCCTGAGATCCGTGCGGAACTGGCCGACGTCGCCGGGGTCGCGCGCTTACAAGAAATCTAG
- a CDS encoding amidase, whose amino-acid sequence MLAADPGSIATLVADMQTGRLDPQALVEKFLTRIEKADPEIRAWRVVLAEEARKKAAQLKRIADPKKYPLFGLPVGIKDIIDVAGVPTRNGSPTCKDAPLANMDAAVVTDLRVAGAIILGKTHTTEFAHFGGPYPTRNPYDLARTPGGSSAGSGAAVASGMVPAALGTQTAGSVNRPAAYCGIGAFKPSSRSLSGHGVTAFSPRFDTIGTFGYRAQDAAYLYGALAPAFAATDTGKSIARLLAIDDPLYAAADAEILAGFDNALTRLAETGTEVSRLRSPFPFDDLLAAHKTVSEYELGWGQGRLLDAQKGTVNALLIEAIERGRGTPASDYQDALRLLVRGAQVFWECFGPNDVIVAPAVPNPVPLGRATGDPSFITPFTTLGGPIVTVPSHLSALGLPESVLLCARPGTDLWLAGKLVVLETAIRQL is encoded by the coding sequence GTGCTGGCGGCCGATCCCGGTTCGATCGCGACACTTGTTGCGGACATGCAAACTGGAAGGTTGGACCCCCAGGCACTAGTTGAGAAGTTTCTTACCCGGATCGAAAAGGCGGACCCAGAGATACGCGCCTGGCGCGTTGTCCTCGCCGAGGAAGCCCGCAAGAAAGCAGCGCAACTGAAGCGAATCGCCGACCCTAAGAAGTATCCCTTGTTCGGCCTGCCCGTCGGGATCAAAGACATTATCGATGTTGCCGGTGTACCGACACGCAATGGCAGCCCAACGTGCAAGGACGCGCCGCTCGCAAACATGGATGCGGCGGTCGTGACTGATCTCCGGGTTGCGGGGGCCATTATTCTCGGGAAGACGCACACCACCGAATTCGCTCATTTCGGGGGGCCGTATCCCACCCGAAACCCTTACGACCTCGCCCGAACGCCGGGCGGGTCCAGCGCGGGATCCGGTGCCGCCGTTGCTTCGGGGATGGTCCCGGCGGCGTTGGGGACACAAACGGCGGGTTCGGTGAACCGTCCTGCAGCCTATTGCGGCATTGGCGCTTTCAAGCCGAGTAGCCGAAGCCTTTCAGGTCACGGCGTCACAGCCTTTTCCCCCCGTTTCGATACGATCGGAACCTTTGGGTACCGGGCGCAAGACGCGGCCTACCTGTATGGTGCGTTGGCACCGGCGTTCGCGGCAACAGACACAGGCAAGTCGATCGCCAGACTTTTGGCCATCGACGACCCTCTGTATGCGGCTGCCGATGCCGAGATCTTGGCAGGCTTCGATAACGCCCTAACTCGCCTAGCCGAGACCGGTACAGAAGTCAGCCGTCTGCGGTCACCTTTCCCGTTTGACGACCTCTTGGCCGCCCACAAAACGGTCAGCGAATATGAGCTCGGATGGGGCCAAGGACGGCTCCTCGACGCGCAAAAAGGAACGGTCAACGCGCTTTTGATAGAGGCAATCGAACGTGGGCGCGGGACTCCCGCAAGCGACTATCAGGACGCCCTTCGGCTCCTTGTTCGCGGCGCACAGGTATTTTGGGAGTGTTTCGGACCAAACGACGTGATTGTCGCGCCTGCGGTACCAAACCCGGTCCCGCTGGGTCGGGCAACTGGCGACCCCAGCTTCATCACGCCGTTTACGACGTTGGGCGGCCCCATCGTGACCGTCCCGTCGCATTTGTCGGCCCTCGGGCTTCCCGAAAGCGTTCTGTTATGCGCGCGACCGGGTACCGACCTTTGGCTCGCCGGTAAGTTAGTTGTGCTGGAAACGGCCATTCGACAGCTCTAA
- a CDS encoding class I SAM-dependent methyltransferase: protein MSTRAKSMPDASYRAWMKLVRDASRVAERSDAYRFERFYQYVGGHEIFIRGICAVEECRSEIEAVRAADTDNDGRTSLDLLPDLPKPRYYPVEWHTQPGGWDGYDLYGEMFQYAFGPNVFRYGGYAVVESGQQTRFSRQELFGQLPKGEYPRIYEVGCGTGGTLLAARDVFPDAELIGSDLSETQLRHGYRISNRLGAGIQFKQRLAHDTGEAANSMDAAISFAFFHELPRAETLRVLEEMYRILRPGGSLLIVDPPPFKEVDLFQSVIMDWESLHHGEPYFSVSCASNWGKEMAKIGFENIREKAFHERNKYPYVTVGTKPE, encoded by the coding sequence ATGAGTACCAGAGCGAAATCGATGCCCGACGCTTCCTACCGGGCGTGGATGAAACTGGTCCGGGACGCGAGCCGCGTGGCCGAGCGTTCGGATGCCTACCGCTTTGAGCGCTTCTATCAGTATGTCGGTGGCCACGAGATCTTCATCCGGGGCATTTGTGCGGTTGAGGAATGCCGCTCGGAGATCGAGGCGGTACGCGCCGCCGATACTGATAATGACGGGCGAACGTCCCTCGACCTCCTGCCCGACCTGCCGAAACCTAGGTACTACCCCGTCGAATGGCATACCCAGCCAGGGGGTTGGGATGGCTACGATCTTTACGGCGAAATGTTTCAGTACGCGTTTGGCCCGAACGTCTTTCGCTACGGCGGGTATGCCGTGGTTGAAAGCGGCCAACAAACGCGGTTCTCCCGGCAAGAGCTATTCGGACAATTGCCCAAGGGCGAGTACCCACGCATCTACGAAGTCGGTTGTGGAACCGGAGGCACTTTGCTAGCCGCGCGCGACGTGTTTCCCGATGCCGAGTTGATCGGGTCGGATTTGTCGGAAACGCAGTTGCGCCATGGTTACCGAATCAGCAATCGATTAGGTGCCGGTATTCAGTTCAAACAGAGGTTGGCCCACGACACGGGGGAAGCGGCCAATAGCATGGATGCCGCGATCAGCTTTGCCTTTTTTCATGAGTTGCCACGGGCCGAGACCCTGCGGGTTCTTGAGGAGATGTACAGGATATTGCGGCCCGGCGGTTCTCTTCTCATCGTCGACCCGCCGCCGTTCAAGGAAGTCGACCTGTTTCAATCGGTCATTATGGACTGGGAATCGCTACATCACGGGGAACCCTACTTCAGTGTTTCCTGCGCCTCAAATTGGGGCAAAGAAATGGCAAAGATCGGATTCGAAAACATCCGCGAGAAAGCTTTCCACGAACGCAACAAATACCCCTACGTGACTGTCGGAACGAAACCCGAGTGA
- the rpsB gene encoding 30S ribosomal protein S2: MALPTFTMRQLLEAGVHFGHQTRRWNPKMQPYIFGERNGVHILDLQQTVPMLYAAMQAVRDVAAGGGRVLFVGTKRQASEAIRDAAKRCGQYYVDHRWLGGMLTNWKTISVSIKRLREIEAQLNEGGTGLTKKETLSLQRHRDKLERALGGIKDMGGLPDMLVVIDTNKEEIAVGEAAKLGIPVAATLDSNCDPANIAYPVPGNDDALRAINLYLELISGAILDGIQVEMTARGEDIGALVEAPIEEVLAAEAPAAGTPA, encoded by the coding sequence ATGGCACTCCCGACCTTTACTATGCGTCAACTCCTAGAAGCTGGCGTCCATTTCGGGCATCAAACCCGGCGTTGGAACCCTAAAATGCAGCCGTATATCTTCGGCGAGCGCAACGGGGTCCACATCCTCGATCTCCAGCAGACCGTGCCGATGCTTTATGCGGCGATGCAAGCTGTGCGCGATGTTGCTGCGGGTGGTGGTCGCGTCCTGTTTGTGGGCACCAAACGGCAGGCCTCCGAGGCAATCCGGGACGCAGCGAAACGTTGCGGCCAGTACTACGTCGATCATCGGTGGCTGGGCGGCATGCTGACGAACTGGAAAACGATTTCAGTATCGATCAAACGCCTGCGCGAAATTGAAGCGCAGCTGAATGAGGGCGGCACCGGCCTAACCAAAAAGGAAACCCTGAGCCTACAGCGCCACCGCGACAAACTGGAGCGGGCTCTGGGTGGCATCAAGGATATGGGCGGCTTGCCCGACATGCTGGTTGTCATCGACACCAACAAGGAAGAAATCGCCGTCGGTGAGGCCGCCAAGCTGGGTATACCGGTGGCCGCAACGCTCGACAGCAATTGCGATCCGGCGAATATCGCCTATCCGGTGCCGGGCAACGACGATGCCCTGCGCGCAATCAATCTCTACTTGGAGCTGATTTCCGGTGCGATTTTGGACGGCATTCAGGTTGAAATGACCGCCCGCGGCGAAGACATCGGCGCCCTTGTCGAGGCCCCGATCGAAGAAGTCCTGGCTGCCGAGGCTCCCGCAGCGGGCACACCTGCGTAG
- the tsf gene encoding translation elongation factor Ts, translating to MAEITAKLVKDLRERTGAGMMDCKKALTESDGEIEAAVDWLRTKGLAAAAKKAGRVAAEGLVGVSTSQKVGAIVELNAETDFVARNEAFQQLVTTVAGVALENSGELATVMAAPFPDAGRNVGDHITHLIATIGENMTLRRTQAIKVENGVVSSYVHNALAPGLGRIGVIVGLESGGDAAKLDEVGKQIAMHIAATAPLALSRDDLDPSFVEKERNVLIEQARESGKPDNIIEKMIEGRLRKYFEEVCLLDQVFVIDGETRVSKVLEAAGKDCGGPVTLTGFVRFQLGEGIEKEASDFAAEVAATAAR from the coding sequence ATGGCTGAGATCACAGCAAAACTTGTCAAAGACCTGCGCGAACGAACCGGCGCCGGCATGATGGATTGCAAGAAAGCCCTGACCGAGTCGGACGGGGAAATCGAGGCTGCCGTCGATTGGTTGCGGACCAAGGGACTTGCCGCCGCCGCGAAAAAGGCCGGTCGCGTTGCAGCCGAAGGACTGGTCGGCGTGTCGACGTCGCAAAAGGTCGGCGCCATTGTCGAACTCAACGCCGAAACGGATTTCGTCGCCCGCAACGAAGCCTTCCAACAACTGGTTACGACTGTTGCAGGGGTTGCCCTGGAAAACAGCGGAGAGCTCGCAACGGTGATGGCAGCGCCATTTCCCGATGCCGGCCGCAATGTGGGCGACCACATCACCCATCTCATCGCGACCATCGGCGAGAACATGACCCTACGCCGGACCCAGGCAATCAAGGTCGAAAACGGGGTCGTGAGCAGTTATGTCCACAATGCGCTAGCCCCTGGACTGGGTCGGATCGGCGTAATCGTCGGCCTGGAGTCCGGCGGCGATGCCGCAAAACTTGACGAAGTCGGCAAACAAATAGCCATGCACATCGCAGCAACGGCACCGCTGGCCCTGTCTCGCGACGACCTGGACCCTAGTTTCGTCGAGAAGGAGCGCAACGTCCTTATCGAACAAGCGCGCGAATCGGGTAAACCGGACAACATTATTGAAAAGATGATCGAGGGGCGGCTGCGCAAGTACTTCGAAGAGGTTTGCCTCCTCGATCAAGTCTTCGTCATTGACGGTGAAACCCGAGTTTCGAAGGTTCTGGAAGCGGCGGGCAAAGACTGCGGTGGCCCCGTCACCTTGACTGGTTTCGTTCGCTTTCAGCTAGGCGAGGGTATCGAAAAGGAAGCCAGCGACTTTGCGGCCGAGGTCGCGGCCACGGCCGCACGCTGA
- the pyrH gene encoding UMP kinase: protein MNLAPKYRRVLLKISGEALMGDQQFGIDWKTVHRIAEEVEAVRKMEVQVCLVIGAGNIFRGAAAAKEGMERAGADYMGMLATVINALAMQHALEDRGVPTRVMSAIPMQSVCEPYIRRKGIRHLELGRVVIFAAGTGNPYFTTDTAAALRAAEMGCDALLKGTQVDGVYTADPRLDETAERYESLSYLEVLAKDLKVMDAAAITLARDSDIPILVLNIHEPGAFASVVGGEGESTMIWSGAKSAIISGGKNVRTRY, encoded by the coding sequence ATGAACCTTGCGCCCAAGTACCGCCGTGTCCTCCTAAAGATCTCTGGCGAAGCGCTCATGGGCGATCAGCAGTTCGGGATCGACTGGAAGACGGTGCATCGCATCGCCGAAGAGGTTGAGGCGGTGCGAAAAATGGAGGTCCAGGTTTGCCTCGTCATCGGCGCCGGCAACATCTTTCGTGGCGCCGCCGCCGCCAAAGAAGGGATGGAGCGGGCGGGCGCCGATTATATGGGCATGCTGGCGACCGTGATTAACGCGCTAGCAATGCAGCACGCTCTGGAGGATCGCGGGGTTCCGACACGCGTCATGTCGGCCATTCCGATGCAATCAGTGTGCGAACCATATATCCGGCGCAAGGGAATTAGGCACCTGGAACTCGGCAGAGTCGTGATCTTTGCCGCAGGCACCGGCAACCCATATTTCACAACCGACACCGCAGCCGCCTTACGCGCTGCGGAGATGGGTTGCGACGCTCTCCTAAAGGGCACGCAAGTCGATGGTGTCTACACGGCAGACCCCCGACTGGACGAAACGGCTGAGCGCTACGAGTCGCTTTCGTACCTCGAAGTCCTCGCCAAGGACCTTAAGGTTATGGATGCCGCAGCGATTACATTGGCGCGCGATAGCGACATCCCAATCTTGGTGCTCAATATCCATGAACCGGGTGCTTTCGCTTCGGTCGTTGGCGGAGAGGGAGAAAGCACGATGATCTGGAGCGGCGCCAAGTCGGCCATCATTTCAGGAGGAAAAAATGTCCGAACCAGATACTGA
- the frr gene encoding ribosome recycling factor: MSEPDTEDWERRMHGAIDVLKQEFGGLRTGRASASLLEPVKVDAYGAEMPLNQVGTISVPEPRMVTVQVWDKSMVSSVEKAIRNAGLGLNPAADGQLVRVPIPELTAERRQEMAKIAGKYAEQARISVRNVRRHSMDELKRMEKEGDLSEDDHKVYADEVQTITDKTIGEIDELFANKQSEITQV, from the coding sequence ATGTCCGAACCAGATACTGAAGACTGGGAGCGCCGGATGCACGGCGCTATCGATGTATTAAAGCAAGAGTTTGGCGGCCTGCGCACCGGTCGCGCGTCCGCTTCCCTTCTCGAACCGGTGAAAGTCGATGCCTACGGCGCTGAAATGCCGCTTAACCAAGTCGGGACTATCAGCGTTCCGGAACCCCGGATGGTAACTGTACAGGTCTGGGATAAGTCGATGGTGAGTTCGGTCGAAAAAGCCATACGAAACGCCGGGTTAGGCCTGAACCCGGCGGCGGACGGGCAACTGGTTCGCGTTCCCATCCCCGAATTGACCGCAGAACGCCGCCAAGAAATGGCCAAGATTGCCGGCAAATATGCCGAGCAAGCGCGCATATCGGTCCGCAACGTTCGGCGGCATAGCATGGACGAGCTTAAGCGTATGGAAAAAGAGGGCGACCTGTCGGAAGACGATCACAAGGTTTACGCCGACGAAGTACAGACCATCACCGACAAAACAATCGGCGAAATCGACGAATTGTTCGCCAACAAACAATCCGAAATCACCCAGGTCTGA
- a CDS encoding isoprenyl transferase, translating into MAVAPAYEEPAHPPTHVAIIMDGNGRWAKARGLPRFAGHERGAEAVREAVEGAGNLGIRYLTLYAFSSENWKRPEREVNDLMGLLRVYVKRELADLHRNNVRLRFIGDHTVLPQDIQHLIEGAEEQTRENGGLNLVIALNYGGHHEIVNACRALARDASGGRIAIEDIDEAAFVDRLDTKGIPDPDLLIRTSGEKRLSNFLLWQLAYSELMFVDTLWPDFTKEHLALAVADYQQRERRYGATTA; encoded by the coding sequence ATGGCCGTTGCGCCCGCATATGAAGAGCCGGCCCATCCGCCGACCCATGTCGCGATCATCATGGACGGCAACGGGCGCTGGGCGAAAGCCCGGGGTTTGCCGAGATTCGCCGGCCATGAACGCGGGGCAGAGGCAGTCCGGGAAGCCGTTGAGGGCGCCGGCAACCTCGGAATTCGCTATCTGACTCTCTATGCGTTCTCTTCGGAGAATTGGAAACGGCCTGAGCGGGAGGTCAACGATCTCATGGGCCTCCTTAGGGTCTATGTGAAGCGTGAACTAGCCGATTTGCACCGGAATAACGTGCGTCTGCGGTTTATCGGCGACCACACCGTGCTTCCGCAAGATATCCAGCACCTGATCGAAGGCGCCGAAGAACAGACCCGCGAAAACGGCGGGCTCAACCTCGTGATCGCACTCAACTATGGCGGCCACCATGAGATCGTCAACGCATGCCGCGCCCTAGCCAGGGATGCATCGGGGGGGCGAATCGCAATTGAGGATATCGACGAAGCTGCGTTTGTCGACCGACTGGACACCAAGGGCATCCCCGACCCGGACCTGTTGATCCGAACCAGCGGCGAAAAGCGTTTGAGCAATTTTTTGCTTTGGCAGTTGGCCTACAGCGAACTGATGTTTGTCGACACGCTGTGGCCCGACTTCACCAAAGAACACCTCGCACTCGCGGTCGCGGATTACCAACAACGTGAACGCCGCTACGGCGCAACGACGGCCTAG
- a CDS encoding phosphatidate cytidylyltransferase yields the protein MRLRIASALVLAPVALAAVYAGGWSTVALVALAGILAANEWDRLRGGPGLQGSIGILHATSILTAAIFAGLGFYQAALISMAGGMLVIGCFAIWRKQPAIWSLIGVLYLSLPIIALIWMRGAQTGVEMLIWLLLVVWATDIAALFTGKTFGGPRLWPSVSPKKTWSGATGGLLAAAAVGAITAALREKATLGIMIPLSVGLSAISQAGDLAESAVKRYYGVKDTGTLIPGHGGILDRIDGLLLALPAAAVIAILNEGSALIWP from the coding sequence ATGCGTTTGAGAATAGCGTCCGCGCTCGTGCTGGCTCCCGTCGCGCTCGCAGCGGTTTACGCCGGAGGCTGGTCGACGGTCGCTCTGGTGGCGCTGGCCGGCATCCTTGCGGCCAACGAATGGGACCGATTGCGCGGTGGACCCGGGCTACAAGGATCGATCGGTATCCTCCACGCCACCTCGATTCTGACCGCGGCGATTTTTGCGGGACTTGGGTTTTATCAAGCCGCTCTCATCAGTATGGCTGGCGGTATGTTAGTCATCGGCTGTTTTGCCATTTGGCGAAAACAGCCGGCAATCTGGTCCCTCATTGGGGTTCTCTATCTGTCCTTGCCGATCATCGCGCTCATCTGGATGCGCGGCGCGCAAACCGGTGTCGAAATGTTGATCTGGTTGCTGCTTGTCGTTTGGGCGACCGACATTGCGGCCCTATTTACCGGCAAGACCTTCGGCGGTCCGCGGCTTTGGCCTAGTGTCAGTCCAAAGAAGACATGGTCTGGAGCTACCGGCGGGCTCTTGGCAGCTGCTGCGGTTGGAGCCATCACTGCAGCTTTGCGCGAAAAGGCAACGCTCGGCATCATGATCCCCCTCAGCGTTGGACTTTCGGCGATATCCCAAGCCGGTGACCTCGCTGAATCTGCCGTCAAGCGCTACTACGGGGTGAAAGATACAGGTACCCTCATTCCCGGACACGGCGGAATACTCGACCGAATCGACGGGTTACTTCTCGCGTTGCCCGCTGCGGCGGTTATTGCCATCTTGAACGAAGGAAGCGCGCTGATATGGCCTTAG